A region from the Gossypium hirsutum isolate 1008001.06 chromosome A08, Gossypium_hirsutum_v2.1, whole genome shotgun sequence genome encodes:
- the LOC121204479 gene encoding uncharacterized protein isoform X1: MIQMVWSQEIASKAYLDTVKALCQNFKEPGVSEFLSAMAAGWNSKLIVESWSYGSPIATSVGLAVAARHTCGRHMCVVPDERSRLGYIKAMEESGTLSSTAVIVGEAEEVMEGLHDVDFLVVDLKRKDFATVLRCAKLNHDGAVLACKNACHRGISGFRWHGVLEKGARVVRSLFLPVGQGLHVAHAGANRGVVRNKKCPSRWIKYIDHRSGEEHVFRG, from the exons ATGATCCAGATGGTTTGGTCTCAAGAAATAGCTTCAAAAGCTTATCTAGACACTGTTAAAGCGCTG TGTCAAAATTTCAAAGAGCCAGGCGTGTCGGAGTTCCTATCAGCCATGGCTGCCGGCTGGAACTCGAAGCTGATAGTGGAATCGTGGTCGTACGGGAGTCCCATAGCAACCAGCGTAGGCCTCGCCGTAGCGGCGCGTCACACGTGCGGAAGACACATGTGCGTAGTCCCGGATGAACGGTCAAGATTGGGCTACATCAAGGCCATGGAGGAATCCGGGACCTTGTCATCGACGGCGGTGATCGTCGGAGAAGCGGAGGAAGTGATGGAGGGGCTCCACGATGTGGATTTCCTGGTCGTGGACTTAAAGCGAAAGGATTTCGCTACGGTTTTAAGGTGTGCTAAATTGAATCATGACGGTGCGGTATTGGCATGCAAGAATGCATGCCATAGGGGCATTTCTGGGTTTAGATGGCATGGGGTGCTTGAAAAAGGGGCACGTGTCGTGAGATCTTTGTTCTTACCGGTAGGGCAGGGATTACATGTTGCTCATGCAGGAGCTAATAGGGGGGTTGTGAGGAACAAGAAGTGTCCTAGCCGCTGGATTAAGTACATCGATCATCGATCAGGAGAGGAGCATGTTTTTAGAGGATAA
- the LOC121204479 gene encoding uncharacterized protein isoform X2: protein MAAGWNSKLIVESWSYGSPIATSVGLAVAARHTCGRHMCVVPDERSRLGYIKAMEESGTLSSTAVIVGEAEEVMEGLHDVDFLVVDLKRKDFATVLRCAKLNHDGAVLACKNACHRGISGFRWHGVLEKGARVVRSLFLPVGQGLHVAHAGANRGVVRNKKCPSRWIKYIDHRSGEEHVFRG, encoded by the coding sequence ATGGCTGCCGGCTGGAACTCGAAGCTGATAGTGGAATCGTGGTCGTACGGGAGTCCCATAGCAACCAGCGTAGGCCTCGCCGTAGCGGCGCGTCACACGTGCGGAAGACACATGTGCGTAGTCCCGGATGAACGGTCAAGATTGGGCTACATCAAGGCCATGGAGGAATCCGGGACCTTGTCATCGACGGCGGTGATCGTCGGAGAAGCGGAGGAAGTGATGGAGGGGCTCCACGATGTGGATTTCCTGGTCGTGGACTTAAAGCGAAAGGATTTCGCTACGGTTTTAAGGTGTGCTAAATTGAATCATGACGGTGCGGTATTGGCATGCAAGAATGCATGCCATAGGGGCATTTCTGGGTTTAGATGGCATGGGGTGCTTGAAAAAGGGGCACGTGTCGTGAGATCTTTGTTCTTACCGGTAGGGCAGGGATTACATGTTGCTCATGCAGGAGCTAATAGGGGGGTTGTGAGGAACAAGAAGTGTCCTAGCCGCTGGATTAAGTACATCGATCATCGATCAGGAGAGGAGCATGTTTTTAGAGGATAA